One part of the Diadema setosum chromosome 6, eeDiaSeto1, whole genome shotgun sequence genome encodes these proteins:
- the LOC140229938 gene encoding uncharacterized protein, producing MSAETASDSTPSKKGGGGDASQQAKTPIVAANPIPVSLSPAGMLQVVATTTSGQPTLAHATTVMTPQGLAALQPQAAQLQAIAGHLQAQPQQFLVNPGAAQVLLQTLPFGQAGATPLALANLQGTQQVALATSAAQVLKSPVAQAAVKLSTMQSAAQQLQAAAAATTASQAQTTQPATATTVTQPATAAAPQLATPIQAITTALTPQQLQLLQQQVQVVSPFTDLSKMWQPNQLQQQQQQQQQQQLQQTTAQQVQTQPQVMQFPQQSQPQPHQQQQPIQQQKISPQLPGQLQQISAQDLQQLQQLQQQNPNLQQYVFLQAPAQVTPNLQQAQQILLQQQAQQQQQQQQQQQQQLTQQPGLLQQTHAGILPQSIIQAQAINAQQLQQQALSVANVQSVVAAAAATGVSNAQSVTAQQQLQLQQAQKQGGTTTLTTPATTPTIQQSHVEEQTDLEELEHFARTFKQRRIKLGFTQGDVGLAMGKLYGNDFSQTTISRFEALNLSFKNMCKLKPLLQKWLDDADTTVANPALLGPHTTPEGINRRRKKRTSIETNIRVSLEKSFLTQPKPTSEEIILLAEQLGMEKEVVRVWFCNRRQKEKRINPPVSSLGMQSLISPGITTLNLSHNQIQQPTPGTPVTPSTPSTPITTRIVNTIGSGATIPNSQTSGPTPAQAKTLTVSPSGRTIAVNLVSTTNGQAVAPKASTAVTPIAITAVTPSSGGHKTVLAVSASQKAGATNGTATTSAGATVLQTASQLASLAANSITPATVASSKS from the exons ATGAGTGCAGAAACTGCTTCTGATAGTACCCCAAGCAAGAAAGGGG GGGGCGGTGATGCCAGCCAACAGGCCAAGACCCCCATCGTGGCGGCCAACCCCATTCCGGTCAGCCTCAGCCCTGCTGGGATGCTGCAGGTGGTAGCCACCACCACCTCGGGTCAGCCGACCCTGGCCCACGCCACCACCGTCATGACCCCCCAGGGATTGGCCGCACTCCAGCCGCAGGCCGCCCAGCTGCAGGCCATCGCTGGACACCTGCAGGCCCAGCCCCAGCAGTTCCTGGTCAAT CCCGGAGCAGCCCAGGTCCTGCTACAGACGCTCCCCTTCGGCCAGGCCGGTGCCACCCCATTGGCCCTGGCTAACCTGCAGGGCACACAGCAGGTTGCCCTGGCAACGTCAGCGGCGCAGGTTCTCAAGTCTCCAGTG GCACAGGCTGCGGTCAAGCTGTCCACTATGCAGAGTGCTGCCCAGCAGCTCCAGGCTGCCGCTGCAGCCACCACGGCCAGCCAGGCCCAGACCACTCAGCCCGCTACCGCCACCACGGTCACCCAACCAGCGACGGCAGCCGCCCCGCAGCTGGCCACACCCATTCAGGCCATTACCACAGCCCTCACCCCGCAGCAGCTGCAACTCCTACAACAGCAGGTCCAAGTTGTCAGT CCTTTCACAGACCTTTCCAAGATGTGGCAGCCAAATCAAttgcagcaacaacagcagcaacagcagcaacaacaactgcaACAGACAACGGCACAACAAGTGCAAACTCAGCCGCAGGTGATGCAGTTTCCGCAACAATCACAGCCACAGCCGCATCAACAGCAGCAACCCATACAGCAGCAAAAG ATCAGCCCCCAGTTGCCGGGACAGCTGCAGCAGATATCGGCCCAGGACTTGCAGCAGTTGCAGCAACTCCAGCAACAGAACCCCAACCTCCAGCAATATGTCTTCTTGCAAGCGCCTGCCCAG GTTACCCCCAATTTGCAACAAGCCCAACAGATACTGTTGCAGCAACAAGcccagcaacagcagcaacaacagcaacagcagcagcaacagttGACCCAGCAGCCGGGGTTGCTGCAACAGACGCATGCTGGCATTTTGCCCCAG AGCATCATCCAGGCCCAAGCTATCAACGCCCAGCAGTTGCAGCAACAGGCCCTGAGTGTGGCCAACGTCCAGTCGGTGGTGGCGGCCGCGGCAGCCACGGGAGTCAGCAAC GCCCAGAGCGTGACGGCACAGCAGCAGCTGCAGCTGCAGCAGGCCCAGAAGCAGGGCGGGACCACCACCCTGACCACGCCTGCCACCACTCCCACCATCCAGCAGTCCCACGTGGAGGAGCAGACGGACCTGGAGGAGTTAGAGCACTTTGCCCGCACCTTCAAACAGAGGCGCATCAAGCTGGGGTTTACCCAG GGAGATGTTGGACTGGCGATGGGAAAGCTGTATGGCAACGACTTCAGTCAGACGACGATATCTCGGTTTGAGGCGCTCAACCTCAGCTTCAAGAACATGTGCAAGCTGAAACCTCTGCTGCAGAAGTGGCTGGATGATGCCGACACCACAGTGGCTAACCCCGCCCTCTTGGGACCGCACACCACCCCAGAGGGCATCAACCGGCGGCGGAAGAAGCGCACCAGCATCGAGACCAACATCCGCGTGTCACTGGAGAAGAGCTTCCTGACGCAGCCGAAGCCGACGTCGGAGGAGATCATCCTCCTCGCCGAGCAGCTTGGGATGGAGAAGGAGGTGGTGCGGGTGTGGTTCTGCAACCGGCGGCAGAAGGAGAAGCGGATCAACCCACCAGTGTCGAGCCTGGGCATGCAGAGTCTCATCAGCCCAGGGATCACCACGCTGAACCTCTCCCACAACCAGATCCAGCAGCCGACGCCCGGCACGCCTGTCACACCGTCGACGCCATCGACGCCCATCACCACCCGCATCGTGAACACCATAGGCAGTGGAGCCACCATTCCCAATAGCCAGACGTCCGGGCCGACGCCCGCCCAGGCCAAGACCCTCACCGTTTCCCCCTCGGGGAGGACTATCGCCGTCAATCTGGTGTCCACCACCAACGGCCAGGCGGTGGCCCCAAAGGCGTCCACCGCCGTCACGCCCATCGCCATCACGGCCGTCACGCCGTCCAGCGGCGGCCACAAGACCGTCCTTGCTGTCTCCGCCTCGCAGAAAGCGGGGGCAACCAACGGCACCGCGACAACCTCCGCCGGTGCCACTGTCCTCCAAACTGCCTCCCAACTGGCCTCTCTAGCTGCCAACAGCATCACCCCTGCCACGGTCGCCTCCTCCAAAAGTTGA